The following are encoded together in the Adhaeribacter arboris genome:
- a CDS encoding cadherin domain-containing protein, with protein MSQTGKDGARAITALNTVVNGYAPVPNNVTAGVNTLTIGTYTSNGNPAITPGDFVMIIQMQGGTIQTDATTANYGAITDLGNVGLYEIKRVTAVNGSILTFVSNIIYNYTSTTNARTQVVRIPRYSSLTVNAGTSIVATPWNGSIGGIVAIEVTGTSTINGSINVSGQGFRGGAVEQASINPTTLPNYAYATDANGAAKGESIAGSTTFTGSTTTGNLVITGTLPGGNIFGRGAPANGGGGGGAHNSGGGGGANANNGAIWNGQGIMCTACTGTNAWVLDPGYAANGNVRTNNSGGGRGGYNYSANDANALVSGPGNTAWGGDNRQERGGLGGRPFNTTDNLPQNRVFMGGGGGAGDSNNNTGTSGANGGGLVILLSNTVTGSGSIIANGNSAANTSAGGNDAPGGGGGGGTIVVKTNSHSTVSLAANGGNGGNQLIATAEAEGPGGGGGAGYIAYSGGATSFSVLGASNGTTNSPSLTEFPANGATSGATGQTTNISATNLPVSSTDITISQTPTSGPYYVGQQITITLTAANIGSSAATNVVVSDLLPAGFGTISSNSPNYNVATGSWNVGGLAATTGTATLTITATILANTANAANFYTNTATINSYEYDTNQANNTITYTFNPVNQPPVITSNSGGTSAAISIAENTTAVTTVIATDPENNAISYSINGGADAAKFQINTSTGALTFLTAPNFEVPTDAGGNNIYDVIVRATDNGTGTLLDEQALAVTITNTNEPPSTPVDNVVAPNTIAENAVNGTAVGITANSTDPEGATIIYSLTDNAGGRFAINASTGVVTVANGTLLNYEAATSHNIIVQAADAATGAQTSIQTFTIAVTNVNEPPTTPADNNPAANTVAENAVNNTLVGITALSTDPDASTTLTYSLADNAGGRFAIDPATGVVRVANGSLLDYETNSSHTIIVQVSDGALTATQTFTINLNNANDAPVITSNGSGATAAISVAENTTVVTTVTATDADANTITYSINGGADAAKFQINTSTGALTFLTAPNFELPTDVGANNIYDVIVRATDNGTGTLFDEQAIAVTVTNANEPPSTPVDNNAAANTVAENAANGTAVGITGFSADPEGATIIYSLTDNAGGRFTIDAATGVVTVLNSTLLDFETTTSHTITIQAIDAVNGLSSSQTFTIAVTNVNEAPIAFIDNNAAINTIAESAANGSTVGVTAKATDPEGATIIYSLTDNAGGRFAINSSTGVVTVLNGTLLDFETATSHTITVQAIDAATGGLSATQIFTIAVTNATPDTDPKTASMSHTAAATAINSLSGRDGASGPVSGFQFKSLPTAAQGILYVNGIEANTATTYNSTEATQLTFDPDPTFAGVINFTYAAVDGSGAEDPTPAAYTITVTNSRPNTTNKTFNVPHTAGATAASTFSGTDADGNATIIGYRLKSIPAPSQGILYVNGVPAVVNQLYNTTDATQITFDPDISFIGQIVLTYAAVDNTNEEDQTPATYTINSTNNLPVSNNRAVTMSHTAPATATPALAGTDNGGTVEGFRFTVLPTAAQGILYVNGLEANTTTIYNTTEAGQITFDPNPDFAGVITARYTAVDNLGAEDNSPATYTITVTNNRPNTDNKTASIPRTAAATSIPNLTGNDGTDGTIIGFRFTSLPTSAQGVLYVNNVAVTSTSTIYNTTEATQLTFDPEVTYIGTVTFNYTAIDNTSQEDNTPATYTITVTDVNEFPVITSNGGGATAAISIAENTLNVTTVETTDPNANTVIQYSISGGADQAKFSIDQNTGVLTFITAPNFENPSDLDGNNTYEVTVRATDNGLDPGPLYDEQALTVTITNVNEAPVITSNGGGANAVISVAENTTAVTTLVTADEDANAITYSIVGGTDAAKFTINQTTGALAFVTAPNFELPTDVDGNNSYLVTVRATDNGTGALFDEQALTVNVTNANEPPTAPTDNDVSANTVVENAVNGTLVGITAQATDPDAGTALTYTLTNDAGGRFAINATSGVITVANGTLLNFEQTTSHTITIQVSDGNLTASQVFTINVINVNEPPVITSNGGGVTASIAVAENTTTVTTVIATDADANTTLTYSIAGGTDAGKFTINQTTGVLAFVTAPNFELPTDVDGNNSYLVTVRATDNGTGALFDEQALTVDVTNANEPPVLVNNSPLTVNEGTTGTIATTLLQFTDAEQAPAAVIYTVTTAVLNGTLFRDVNGNNTIDAGETVALNGTFTQDDINNSRVRYAHNGSETTSDKFNFSVSDGAGGIVNNQLYNITVTPVNDLPVQVVNSPLTVNEAATGTITNTLLQYTDAEQAPTAITYTVTTAALNGTLFRDFNNNNIVDAGEARGLNTTFTQADINSGFIKYTHNGSETLTGNFGFSVTDNAGGTITGRTFIINVTPVNDAPVVANYTNATLLNTANATLLGIPTVTDADGTITSFRFNNVPDPTTQGTLRVNGVLAIANSDYTASVFPTVTFDPVINNLADIVIQYSVKDNSGATSNTANFTIPINGEPVAIDQTNSVILANTAGVTLLDVLNGTDDISINTFRFSALPSAAQGILYVNNTPANTTTNYTWSTNKNQIKFDPAFNNAGNVTFKYIVRDNENADDASPAVFTIPIKAEDQDADGVADINDLDDDNDGIPDTLESNGLNPSADDDNNSIPNYRDPSYPSGNYNNVTGVNRIFDKDGDGIINAFDLDSDGDGITDVVEQAPFGLFPTTNYSANTGRLTSPVGTNGIPSSSTTTTPGSLNDFDGDGLYNFLDIDSDNDGLRDYLEAQATPGNPLIIPKGTDTDKDGIDDNYDVTCGCSTAGSALYPVNTDVDSYPDYLDQNSDDDAYGDAIEAYDNSTPAQTAGYSLTELKNLADQFKVNAQAAGNAAAAGYYNNLADADNDKIPDWLEDDDEDGRLNYLEYGLSYYHDSDNDGWVDLFDFTTFGTEPTVNYAFRQNAILVPLPVELLAFAARPEKYEVRLNWETASEVKNEYFIVERSRNGITFEAIGKVKGAGTTQQLSTYAFPDKNPLNGTSYYRLKMVDANGNSRTSQVIAVTREGNNNSPFRTFPNPTAGNLTLEVSALVAEKVQLIITNVSGQVIQVKNATTVVGNNTFDLDLTELRSATYIIQVKGHHINGVQRVVKY; from the coding sequence TTGTCTCAAACGGGCAAAGACGGTGCCCGGGCTATAACCGCTCTAAATACAGTGGTGAATGGTTATGCCCCGGTACCTAATAATGTAACAGCGGGCGTAAACACTTTAACCATAGGCACTTACACGAGTAACGGCAATCCGGCTATTACCCCCGGCGATTTTGTTATGATCATCCAGATGCAAGGTGGCACTATTCAGACAGATGCTACTACGGCAAACTACGGAGCTATCACGGATTTAGGAAACGTTGGGTTGTACGAAATTAAGCGGGTAACGGCTGTTAATGGTTCTATTTTAACGTTTGTTTCTAATATTATTTATAATTATACCAGCACTACTAATGCGCGTACGCAAGTAGTCCGGATTCCGCGCTATTCTTCTTTAACCGTTAATGCAGGAACTTCAATAGTAGCCACTCCCTGGAACGGATCCATTGGCGGGATTGTAGCTATCGAAGTAACCGGAACATCTACCATCAACGGCAGCATTAATGTTTCCGGTCAGGGTTTTCGGGGAGGAGCTGTTGAACAGGCTTCTATTAACCCTACCACCTTGCCTAATTATGCCTATGCCACCGATGCGAACGGAGCGGCCAAAGGCGAAAGTATTGCCGGATCTACTACCTTTACTGGTTCTACTACTACCGGCAATCTGGTTATTACCGGAACGTTACCGGGTGGAAATATTTTTGGCCGGGGAGCTCCCGCCAATGGCGGCGGCGGCGGCGGCGCGCACAACTCCGGCGGCGGTGGCGGCGCAAATGCTAATAATGGTGCTATTTGGAATGGCCAGGGAATTATGTGTACTGCTTGTACCGGAACAAATGCCTGGGTCCTGGACCCCGGGTATGCGGCCAATGGGAACGTTAGAACCAATAACTCCGGCGGAGGACGAGGGGGTTATAATTATTCGGCCAACGATGCCAATGCATTGGTTAGTGGCCCGGGAAATACCGCCTGGGGGGGCGATAACCGCCAGGAAAGAGGCGGTTTGGGGGGTCGTCCGTTTAACACAACGGATAATTTGCCCCAAAACCGGGTATTTATGGGCGGTGGCGGCGGGGCCGGAGACAGCAACAATAATACAGGTACTTCCGGAGCCAATGGCGGTGGTTTGGTTATATTACTATCTAATACGGTAACGGGTAGTGGTTCTATTATAGCTAACGGTAACAGTGCGGCAAATACATCAGCAGGGGGCAACGATGCACCGGGCGGTGGTGGGGGCGGTGGAACAATAGTGGTGAAAACAAATAGCCATAGCACCGTAAGTTTAGCAGCTAATGGGGGAAACGGGGGAAATCAACTGATAGCGACCGCTGAAGCAGAGGGACCGGGCGGCGGCGGCGGGGCCGGATACATTGCTTATTCCGGGGGAGCTACGAGTTTTTCTGTTTTAGGCGCATCAAATGGCACCACCAACTCTCCTTCCTTAACGGAATTTCCGGCAAATGGGGCCACTTCGGGGGCTACCGGTCAAACCACTAACATCTCCGCCACCAACCTACCTGTTAGTTCTACAGATATTACTATTAGTCAAACTCCTACATCCGGCCCTTACTATGTTGGCCAACAAATAACCATTACCTTAACCGCCGCTAATATAGGCTCCAGTGCCGCCACCAACGTAGTAGTATCGGATTTGCTACCGGCCGGTTTTGGCACTATCAGCAGTAATTCGCCTAACTATAACGTTGCAACCGGCAGCTGGAATGTAGGTGGGCTTGCCGCTACCACCGGTACGGCTACGCTCACCATTACCGCCACTATACTAGCCAACACGGCTAATGCGGCTAATTTTTACACGAATACGGCTACTATTAACAGTTATGAGTACGATACAAATCAAGCCAATAATACCATTACGTATACCTTTAATCCGGTTAACCAACCACCCGTTATTACTTCTAATTCAGGTGGAACGAGTGCCGCCATTTCAATAGCAGAAAATACTACGGCTGTTACAACGGTGATAGCCACTGATCCTGAAAATAATGCGATCTCTTACAGCATTAACGGGGGAGCGGACGCGGCTAAGTTTCAAATCAACACTAGCACCGGAGCTTTAACTTTTTTAACGGCCCCTAACTTTGAAGTACCTACCGACGCGGGAGGCAACAACATCTACGACGTCATTGTTAGAGCAACGGATAATGGCACGGGAACCTTATTGGATGAGCAGGCCTTGGCCGTAACCATAACCAACACGAACGAACCACCTTCTACCCCGGTGGACAATGTGGTTGCACCCAATACGATTGCCGAAAATGCAGTTAATGGTACGGCAGTAGGCATTACTGCCAATTCTACCGATCCGGAAGGAGCTACTATTATTTATTCTCTAACGGACAATGCTGGTGGTCGTTTTGCCATTAATGCTTCTACCGGGGTGGTGACGGTGGCTAATGGAACCTTGCTTAATTACGAAGCAGCTACTTCCCACAACATTATTGTGCAAGCAGCCGATGCCGCTACCGGAGCCCAAACTTCTATCCAAACCTTTACCATTGCCGTTACCAACGTAAACGAACCACCTACCACTCCGGCGGACAACAATCCTGCAGCGAATACAGTAGCGGAGAATGCAGTTAATAACACATTGGTAGGTATTACCGCTTTATCAACTGATCCGGATGCAAGCACCACACTTACTTATTCTTTAGCGGATAATGCCGGTGGCCGCTTTGCCATTGACCCGGCTACCGGCGTGGTAAGAGTTGCAAATGGCAGCTTACTCGATTACGAAACTAATTCCTCGCACACGATTATTGTTCAGGTTTCTGATGGTGCTTTAACTGCTACCCAAACTTTTACTATCAACCTGAACAATGCTAACGATGCCCCGGTAATTACTTCCAACGGCAGCGGAGCTACGGCCGCCATTTCCGTGGCGGAAAATACCACGGTAGTTACTACCGTTACGGCTACCGATGCGGATGCCAACACAATTACCTACAGCATTAACGGCGGAGCGGATGCCGCTAAGTTTCAAATCAATACCAGCACGGGAGCTTTAACCTTCTTAACGGCCCCTAATTTTGAATTACCCACCGATGTAGGAGCTAATAATATTTATGATGTCATTGTCAGAGCAACGGATAATGGTACGGGGACTTTGTTTGATGAACAAGCAATTGCCGTAACTGTAACCAACGCAAACGAACCTCCTTCCACTCCCGTTGACAACAATGCTGCCGCCAACACCGTGGCCGAAAATGCAGCTAATGGTACAGCTGTGGGTATTACCGGCTTCTCTGCCGATCCGGAAGGAGCAACTATAATTTACTCCTTGACGGATAACGCCGGTGGGCGATTTACGATTGATGCCGCTACCGGAGTAGTTACGGTACTTAACAGTACTTTGCTCGATTTCGAAACGACAACCTCGCATACCATTACCATCCAAGCCATTGATGCAGTAAACGGATTATCCTCAAGCCAAACCTTTACCATTGCCGTTACCAACGTAAACGAAGCGCCTATTGCTTTTATAGATAATAATGCCGCCATTAATACGATTGCTGAAAGCGCTGCTAATGGAAGTACCGTAGGAGTTACCGCTAAAGCTACAGATCCGGAAGGAGCAACCATAATTTACTCCTTAACCGACAACGCCGGCGGCCGGTTTGCTATTAATTCCTCAACCGGAGTAGTTACGGTACTTAACGGTACTTTGCTCGATTTTGAAACAGCAACGTCACATACCATTACAGTACAGGCCATCGATGCCGCTACGGGAGGATTATCAGCTACTCAAATATTTACTATTGCGGTAACTAATGCCACGCCCGATACCGATCCTAAGACAGCGTCTATGTCGCACACGGCAGCCGCCACGGCAATAAATAGTTTAAGTGGTAGAGACGGAGCGAGTGGGCCGGTAAGCGGCTTCCAATTTAAGTCTTTGCCTACAGCGGCGCAAGGAATTTTATACGTGAATGGAATAGAAGCGAACACCGCTACCACTTATAACTCTACCGAAGCCACCCAATTAACGTTTGATCCGGATCCTACCTTTGCCGGGGTAATCAATTTTACCTACGCGGCTGTGGATGGTTCCGGCGCCGAAGATCCTACGCCGGCTGCTTACACCATCACCGTTACGAATAGCCGGCCTAATACTACAAATAAAACGTTCAACGTACCTCACACGGCCGGCGCAACTGCGGCATCCACTTTTTCCGGTACCGATGCTGATGGGAATGCTACCATTATCGGCTATCGCTTAAAATCTATCCCTGCTCCTAGTCAAGGTATTTTGTACGTAAACGGAGTTCCGGCAGTAGTGAATCAACTATATAATACAACCGATGCAACACAAATTACCTTCGATCCGGATATTTCTTTTATTGGCCAAATAGTGCTCACCTATGCCGCTGTAGATAACACCAACGAAGAAGATCAAACGCCGGCGACCTATACAATAAATTCTACAAATAATTTGCCGGTTAGTAATAATAGAGCCGTTACCATGTCGCACACGGCTCCCGCTACGGCTACCCCTGCCTTAGCAGGAACGGATAACGGAGGGACTGTAGAAGGTTTCCGGTTTACCGTTTTACCAACCGCGGCTCAAGGCATTTTATACGTAAACGGGCTGGAAGCTAACACCACCACTATCTACAATACCACCGAAGCCGGACAAATCACTTTTGATCCTAACCCAGATTTTGCGGGTGTTATTACGGCCAGGTATACTGCCGTTGATAACTTAGGGGCAGAAGATAATTCTCCAGCAACTTACACGATAACTGTTACCAATAATCGACCCAATACCGATAATAAAACCGCTTCTATACCCCGCACCGCCGCCGCTACTAGCATCCCTAATCTAACCGGTAACGACGGCACGGATGGCACAATTATCGGTTTCCGTTTTACCTCTTTACCTACTTCTGCTCAGGGAGTACTGTATGTAAACAATGTAGCCGTAACATCCACCTCCACCATTTACAATACCACCGAAGCCACCCAGCTTACATTCGACCCGGAAGTTACTTATATCGGTACCGTAACTTTTAATTATACCGCTATTGATAATACCAGCCAGGAAGATAATACTCCGGCAACTTATACCATTACCGTTACCGATGTAAACGAATTTCCGGTTATAACTTCCAATGGTGGAGGAGCTACAGCCGCTATCTCCATTGCAGAAAATACTTTGAATGTTACTACCGTTGAAACTACCGACCCTAACGCAAACACGGTGATACAATATAGTATAAGTGGCGGAGCCGATCAGGCAAAATTCAGCATTGATCAAAATACCGGTGTGTTAACTTTTATTACTGCTCCTAACTTTGAAAATCCTTCCGATTTGGATGGTAATAATACGTATGAGGTAACGGTAAGAGCCACTGATAACGGCCTGGATCCTGGTCCATTGTATGATGAGCAAGCCCTAACGGTTACCATTACCAATGTAAATGAGGCACCCGTTATTACCTCTAATGGCGGAGGTGCTAACGCTGTAATTTCGGTGGCGGAGAATACCACCGCGGTAACCACCCTTGTAACGGCAGATGAGGACGCTAACGCAATTACGTACTCCATTGTGGGAGGAACGGATGCCGCTAAGTTTACGATTAACCAAACGACCGGAGCTTTAGCCTTTGTTACGGCTCCCAACTTTGAATTACCCACCGATGTAGATGGCAATAATTCTTACCTGGTAACCGTTCGGGCTACGGATAATGGTACTGGCGCTTTGTTCGACGAGCAAGCCCTTACCGTAAATGTTACTAACGCCAACGAACCGCCAACTGCCCCAACAGACAACGATGTTAGCGCGAATACCGTTGTTGAGAATGCCGTTAACGGTACTTTGGTCGGTATTACGGCTCAAGCTACTGATCCGGATGCCGGCACGGCGCTTACTTACACTCTAACGAATGATGCCGGCGGCCGCTTTGCCATTAATGCTACTTCTGGTGTGATAACTGTGGCAAATGGAACTTTACTAAATTTTGAACAAACTACTTCTCATACTATTACTATACAGGTCTCCGATGGTAATTTAACTGCCAGTCAAGTATTTACCATTAACGTAATCAACGTAAACGAGCCCCCAGTTATTACCTCTAATGGTGGCGGAGTTACGGCTTCCATTGCGGTAGCCGAAAATACTACCACCGTAACTACCGTTATAGCCACCGATGCAGATGCTAATACTACCCTTACTTACTCCATTGCGGGAGGAACGGATGCCGGCAAATTCACGATAAATCAGACGACCGGAGTTTTAGCCTTTGTTACGGCTCCTAACTTTGAATTACCCACCGATGTAGATGGCAATAATTCTTACCTGGTAACCGTTCGGGCTACGGATAATGGTACTGGCGCTTTGTTCGACGAGCAAGCCCTTACCGTAGATGTTACTAACGCCAACGAACCCCCTGTACTGGTAAATAACTCCCCCTTAACCGTAAACGAAGGTACTACCGGTACTATAGCTACCACTCTGTTGCAGTTCACGGATGCGGAGCAGGCACCGGCGGCGGTTATCTACACGGTTACTACTGCGGTTTTAAATGGCACCTTGTTCCGGGATGTTAATGGGAATAACACAATTGATGCCGGTGAAACAGTAGCTTTAAATGGTACTTTCACGCAGGATGATATTAATAACAGTCGCGTCCGTTATGCGCATAATGGTTCGGAAACTACTTCGGATAAATTTAACTTCTCGGTTTCGGACGGCGCCGGTGGAATAGTAAATAATCAGTTATACAATATAACGGTTACTCCGGTTAATGACCTTCCGGTACAAGTTGTGAATTCTCCTTTAACCGTTAACGAGGCCGCTACAGGTACCATTACCAATACGCTCTTACAATATACCGATGCCGAGCAAGCCCCAACGGCGATTACGTATACCGTAACTACTGCGGCTTTAAACGGTACCTTGTTCCGCGATTTCAACAATAATAACATCGTGGATGCCGGAGAAGCCCGAGGCTTAAATACTACTTTCACGCAAGCCGATATTAATAGTGGTTTTATCAAGTATACGCATAATGGTTCAGAAACCCTTACCGGGAACTTTGGTTTTTCTGTTACCGATAATGCGGGTGGTACTATTACCGGCAGAACATTCATTATTAACGTAACCCCAGTAAATGATGCTCCCGTAGTAGCTAACTATACGAATGCTACCTTATTGAATACAGCTAATGCTACCTTATTAGGAATACCAACGGTTACGGATGCAGATGGTACAATTACTTCCTTCCGATTTAATAATGTTCCTGATCCTACTACCCAGGGCACTCTTCGGGTTAATGGTGTTTTGGCAATTGCAAATTCAGACTATACCGCTAGTGTTTTCCCAACTGTTACCTTTGATCCGGTGATAAATAATTTGGCGGATATCGTTATCCAGTATTCTGTGAAAGACAATTCCGGAGCAACCAGCAATACGGCAAATTTTACTATTCCAATAAACGGCGAACCAGTTGCTATAGATCAAACCAACAGTGTAATTTTAGCTAATACCGCCGGAGTAACTTTACTGGATGTATTAAACGGCACCGACGATATTTCCATTAATACCTTCCGGTTTAGTGCCTTGCCGAGCGCCGCGCAGGGAATTTTGTACGTTAACAATACGCCGGCAAATACTACTACAAACTACACCTGGTCCACGAATAAAAATCAGATTAAATTTGATCCGGCTTTCAATAATGCGGGTAATGTTACTTTTAAATACATTGTAAGAGATAATGAAAATGCGGATGATGCCTCGCCGGCGGTATTTACCATTCCTATTAAAGCGGAAGACCAGGATGCGGATGGTGTAGCCGATATCAATGACCTGGATGATGATAACGATGGTATACCAGATACTTTGGAATCCAACGGCTTAAATCCTTCGGCGGATGACGATAACAATAGCATTCCCAACTATCGTGACCCGAGTTACCCGAGTGGCAATTATAATAATGTAACCGGCGTTAACAGAATATTCGATAAAGATGGGGACGGTATTATTAACGCTTTTGATTTAGATTCGGACGGAGATGGCATTACGGATGTAGTAGAACAAGCTCCCTTTGGATTATTCCCTACCACAAACTATAGCGCTAACACCGGCCGGTTAACTAGTCCGGTAGGCACGAATGGTATCCCAAGCAGCTCTACCACTACTACTCCGGGCAGTTTGAACGATTTTGACGGCGATGGATTATACAACTTCTTAGATATTGATTCCGATAACGATGGATTGCGGGATTACCTGGAGGCCCAGGCTACACCCGGTAATCCTTTGATTATTCCGAAAGGTACAGATACCGATAAAGATGGCATTGACGATAATTATGACGTAACCTGTGGTTGCTCCACGGCGGGCTCCGCCTTGTACCCCGTGAATACCGATGTAGATTCTTACCCGGATTATTTAGACCAAAACAGCGATGATGATGCTTATGGGGATGCCATTGAAGCATACGATAATTCTACCCCGGCGCAGACAGCCGGTTACTCTCTGACAGAATTAAAGAATCTGGCCGACCAGTTTAAAGTTAATGCTCAGGCAGCCGGCAATGCGGCGGCAGCTGGTTATTACAATAATTTAGCTGATGCGGATAATGATAAAATTCCGGACTGGCTGGAAGACGATGATGAAGATGGGCGGTTAAATTATTTAGAATACGGTTTAAGCTATTACCACGATTCGGATAACGACGGCTGGGTAGATTTATTTGACTTTACCACTTTCGGAACGGAGCCTACTGTTAATTACGCCTTCCGCCAAAACGCTATTTTAGTACCTTTACCCGTAGAATTGCTTGCGTTTGCGGCACGACCCGAAAAATACGAAGTGCGGCTTAACTGGGAAACGGCTTCGGAAGTGAAAAATGAATACTTTATCGTAGAAAGAAGCCGCAACGGCATTACTTTCGAAGCGATTGGTAAAGTTAAAGGTGCGGGCACTACGCAGCAATTAAGCACCTATGCTTTCCCCGATAAAAATCCTTTAAACGGCACTAGTTACTACCGGTTAAAAATGGTAGATGCCAACGGTAATAGCCGAACCAGCCAAGTAATTGCGGTTACACGCGAAGGCAATAACAATTCGCCATTCCGGACCTTCCCGAACCCAACAGCAGGTAATTTAACTTTAGAAGTGTCGGCTTTGGTAGCGGAGAAAGTACAATTAATTATTACCAATGTTTCCGGGCAGGTTATTCAAGTTAAAAACGCAACTACGGTGGTAGGCAACAATACTTTCGATTTAGATTTAACCGAGTTGCGGAGCGCAACTTACATCATTCAAGTAAAAGGCCATCACATTAATGGTGTTCAACGGGTGGTGAAGTATTGA